One Phycisphaera mikurensis NBRC 102666 DNA window includes the following coding sequences:
- the preA gene encoding NAD-dependent dihydropyrimidine dehydrogenase subunit PreA: MPTLETTVDGITFPNPFLIGSGPPGTNQKVIKKAFQEGWGGVIAKTVSLDASKVTNVAPRYGKLTGENKKEVFGWENIELIATTSFEDWLDDFRACKDAYPDRPLIASIMEEHSRDAWAEVVGRCEEAGVDGFELNFSCPHGLPERKMGAAMGENPDLVEEVTGWVMAAASTPVWAKMTPNVTRIEDPSRAALSAGAHGVSVINTIRSIIGVDLKSLRPMPTVEGHTTPGGYSSVAVKPIALRMVMECRRLIDADFGGRSISGIGGIETGHDAAEFILLGADTVQVCTGVMKKGYRMIGPMLEELLGFMDQHGFETLDDFKGHAVPYVTTHAELVRLQAEAQDRKRARVAEEMALKEKAKAQEELIAAGKEAVVRDENWDEDAFVEQSDELAGG; the protein is encoded by the coding sequence ATGCCAACCCTCGAAACCACCGTCGACGGGATCACGTTCCCGAATCCGTTCCTGATCGGCTCCGGCCCGCCGGGAACGAACCAGAAGGTCATCAAGAAGGCGTTCCAGGAGGGCTGGGGCGGCGTCATCGCCAAGACGGTCTCGCTGGACGCGAGCAAGGTGACCAACGTCGCGCCGCGCTACGGGAAGCTCACGGGGGAAAACAAGAAGGAGGTCTTCGGCTGGGAGAACATCGAGCTGATCGCGACCACCAGCTTCGAGGACTGGCTCGACGACTTCCGCGCCTGCAAGGACGCGTACCCGGACCGCCCGCTGATCGCCTCGATCATGGAGGAGCATTCCCGCGACGCGTGGGCCGAGGTCGTCGGCCGCTGCGAGGAGGCGGGTGTCGACGGCTTCGAGCTGAACTTCTCGTGCCCGCACGGCCTGCCCGAACGCAAGATGGGCGCGGCCATGGGCGAGAACCCCGACCTCGTCGAGGAGGTCACCGGCTGGGTGATGGCCGCCGCGAGCACGCCGGTCTGGGCGAAGATGACGCCCAACGTCACGCGCATCGAAGACCCCTCGCGGGCCGCCCTGTCCGCGGGTGCCCACGGCGTCTCGGTCATCAACACGATCCGCAGCATCATCGGCGTGGACCTGAAGTCGCTGCGGCCGATGCCCACCGTCGAGGGCCACACCACGCCGGGCGGCTACTCCTCGGTCGCCGTGAAGCCGATCGCGCTGCGCATGGTGATGGAGTGCCGCCGGCTGATCGACGCGGATTTCGGCGGCCGCTCGATCTCGGGCATCGGCGGCATCGAGACCGGCCACGACGCGGCGGAGTTCATCCTCCTGGGGGCGGACACCGTGCAGGTGTGCACCGGCGTCATGAAGAAGGGGTACCGCATGATCGGCCCGATGCTCGAGGAGCTGCTGGGCTTCATGGATCAGCACGGCTTCGAGACGCTCGACGACTTCAAGGGCCACGCCGTCCCCTACGTGACCACGCACGCCGAGCTGGTGCGCCTCCAGGCCGAGGCGCAGGACCGCAAGCGGGCGCGGGTCGCCGAGGAGATGGCGCTCAAGGAGAAGGCGAAGGCGCAGGAAGAGCTGATCGCCGCCGGCAAGGAAGCCGTCGTCCGCGACGAGAACTGGGACGAAGACGCTTTCGTGGAGCAGAGCGACGAGCTGGCGGGGGGTTGA
- a CDS encoding transposase — MSRPRRLTVGNLVYHVIHRGNGRMTIFEDEEDMDAFERVLEEALALHPSMRMIAHCVMPNHWHLVLYPSESKVLSKFVAWVASTHTRRWHAHRHQTGEGHLYQGRFRSFLVQKGPPVAKVCRYVERNAMRAGLVERAEDWRHGSLWRWSRGAAKQKELLAAWPDPPGRRPAGWLDLVNQPQSDAEEEAIRVCLRRERPYGDAEWMETVIPQFGLVSTLRPQGRPRKEG, encoded by the coding sequence ATGAGCAGACCACGCCGGCTGACCGTCGGGAACCTCGTGTACCACGTGATCCACCGAGGCAACGGGCGCATGACGATCTTCGAGGACGAGGAGGACATGGACGCCTTCGAGCGTGTGCTCGAAGAGGCGCTGGCGCTGCATCCATCCATGCGGATGATCGCCCACTGCGTGATGCCGAATCACTGGCACCTGGTGCTCTACCCCAGCGAATCGAAGGTCCTCTCGAAGTTCGTCGCGTGGGTGGCATCAACGCACACGCGACGTTGGCACGCGCACCGGCACCAAACTGGCGAGGGCCACCTGTACCAAGGCCGCTTCCGCTCTTTTCTGGTGCAGAAGGGTCCCCCGGTGGCCAAGGTCTGCCGCTACGTCGAGCGGAACGCGATGCGGGCGGGGTTGGTGGAGCGTGCGGAGGATTGGCGGCACGGCAGCCTCTGGCGATGGTCCCGAGGCGCCGCCAAGCAGAAGGAGCTTCTGGCGGCCTGGCCGGATCCCCCCGGGCGCCGTCCCGCGGGCTGGCTGGACCTGGTGAACCAGCCGCAGTCGGACGCGGAGGAGGAGGCCATCCGGGTGTGTCTGCGTCGTGAGCGTCCGTATGGCGACGCGGAGTGGATGGAGACCGTGATCCCGCAGTTCGGCTTGGTGTCGACGCTTCGGCCCCAAGGACGGCCCCGGAAGGAGGGGTAA
- a CDS encoding formyltransferase family protein, protein MLRRSGALVTAFHGDWGDELPDAARAWRGEWIVSYLSRWILPAELLARASEHAINFHPATPDYPGFGGINQALYRGVETFGATCHRMHPAVDSGPVLAVRRFPVYPHDGVASLLERTYDAQLQLFYEMFDRLQRGDPLPASAERWGGRVYTRRDLDDLSRIEPAMPADEVARRVRATSFGAFRPFVELGGFRFDLADAPGGAAQVSQPHEHDPPGGTSGVRG, encoded by the coding sequence TTGCTCCGTCGGTCCGGGGCTTTGGTCACCGCCTTCCACGGCGACTGGGGCGACGAGCTGCCCGATGCCGCCCGTGCCTGGCGTGGTGAGTGGATCGTCTCCTACCTCTCCCGCTGGATCCTCCCGGCGGAGCTGCTTGCGCGGGCGTCAGAGCACGCGATCAACTTCCACCCCGCCACCCCGGACTACCCCGGCTTCGGCGGCATCAACCAGGCGCTGTACCGGGGCGTGGAAACCTTTGGAGCGACCTGCCACCGCATGCACCCGGCGGTGGATTCCGGCCCGGTCCTGGCCGTCCGCCGCTTCCCCGTGTACCCGCACGACGGCGTCGCCTCGCTCCTGGAGCGCACCTACGACGCCCAGCTCCAGCTGTTCTACGAGATGTTCGACCGGCTCCAGCGGGGCGACCCGCTCCCCGCGTCGGCCGAGCGGTGGGGCGGCCGCGTCTACACGCGTCGCGACCTCGACGACCTCAGCCGCATCGAACCGGCGATGCCCGCCGACGAGGTCGCGCGGCGGGTGCGGGCCACCTCCTTCGGCGCCTTCCGGCCCTTCGTCGAGCTCGGCGGATTCCGCTTCGATCTCGCCGACGCCCCGGGCGGCGCTGCTCAAGTTTCGCAGCCGCATGAACACGACCCACCCGGCGGGACCTCAGGAGTCCGAGGCTGA